In Deltaproteobacteria bacterium, a single genomic region encodes these proteins:
- a CDS encoding undecaprenyl-diphosphate phosphatase has protein sequence MPGRRPARDSLPMTFLQSIFLGLLQGATEFLPVSSSGHLLLAQRLFGIREPELAFDLLLHLGTLVAVLFFLRAEIASIVSSLFRRRDPWAAPSGWGRRDIWLVIVASIPTGIIGLTFHKTVETGLTFGGVGARYLVLTTLLLLTNLRFRHKADPDRIDWWEAAAIGVIQGLAVFPGLSRSGSTIILALLIGIAPRRAAKFSFLISIPAILGGALFTLKKGVSHLPGVAPSVAGFLVALVVGYLALLLVERLVVKGRFQCFAPYTACLAALCFYLQYRG, from the coding sequence GTGCCCGGGCGGCGACCGGCGCGTGACTCCCTCCCCATGACCTTCCTCCAATCGATCTTCCTCGGGCTGCTCCAGGGCGCGACCGAGTTTCTCCCCGTGAGCAGCTCGGGGCACCTGCTCCTCGCCCAGCGCCTCTTCGGAATCCGCGAGCCGGAGCTCGCGTTCGACCTGCTGCTCCACCTCGGGACGCTGGTCGCCGTCCTCTTCTTCCTGCGCGCCGAGATCGCCTCGATCGTGTCGTCCCTGTTTCGCCGCCGCGACCCGTGGGCGGCGCCGTCGGGGTGGGGGCGCCGCGATATCTGGCTCGTCATCGTCGCCTCGATCCCCACCGGCATCATCGGGCTCACCTTCCACAAGACCGTCGAGACGGGGCTTACGTTCGGAGGCGTCGGTGCGCGCTACCTCGTCCTGACCACGCTGCTCCTCCTGACGAACCTGCGGTTCCGCCACAAGGCGGACCCGGACCGGATCGACTGGTGGGAGGCGGCGGCGATCGGCGTCATCCAGGGGCTGGCGGTCTTCCCGGGGCTCTCCCGTTCCGGCTCCACGATCATCCTGGCCCTCCTGATCGGGATCGCCCCGCGCCGTGCGGCGAAGTTCTCCTTCCTCATCTCCATTCCGGCGATCCTCGGCGGGGCGCTCTTCACCCTGAAAAAGGGGGTCTCCCACCTGCCGGGCGTCGCCCCTTCCGTCGCGGGCTTCCTCGTCGCCCTCGTCGTAGGATACCTCGCGCTCCTGCTCGTCGAACGCCTCGTCGTGAAGGGACGCTTCCAGTGCTTCGCCCCGTACACCGCCTGCCTCGCCGCCCTCTGCTTCTACCTGCAGTACCGGGGATAA